A single genomic interval of uncultured Desulfobacter sp. harbors:
- a CDS encoding sigma 54-interacting transcriptional regulator, which produces MEKFTHSLLDLHTLNLVVDNLKLGVMAHTTERIITVFNKEAEKITGYSKKEVLGKDCHDVFQAPLCGSKCSFCDDSPKLSGGTKEYPVTIVTKTGETRHLEMTVYCIPDHEGEVQGVVASFRDMTDSIRLSLKAEDLSNFAGIIGKDKAMHDIFRQIRDVALYNYPVHVSGETGTGKERVAYAIHDISSYGNGSFVPVNCGAIPEGIVESELFGHVKGAFSGAVKERKGRFELAHKGTLFLDEVAELPLKTQVKLLRFLQEGSFEKVGGENNISVDVRIISATNKDLAEEVRAGRFREDLYYRLNVIPIHLPPLRERKNDIPLLAEHFLREAEKETKKSVPELAPDTIREMMDYHWPGNVRELKNVIQFSVVRARGNVILPTDLPFVGSNRQPMQPLLSNEPSKYRAQFTRGKLNQENVQAALVKTGGNKSKAARVLGWAGQRCTVF; this is translated from the coding sequence ATGGAAAAGTTTACACATTCTCTGCTGGACCTGCACACTCTCAACCTCGTGGTGGACAATCTTAAACTTGGTGTCATGGCACATACCACGGAGCGTATCATCACTGTTTTTAATAAAGAAGCAGAAAAAATTACCGGATATAGTAAAAAAGAGGTCCTGGGCAAAGACTGTCATGATGTGTTCCAAGCCCCGCTCTGCGGTTCCAAATGCTCTTTTTGCGATGATTCCCCGAAACTTTCCGGCGGGACCAAGGAGTACCCGGTTACCATAGTCACAAAAACAGGGGAGACCCGTCATCTGGAAATGACCGTTTACTGTATCCCGGACCATGAAGGGGAAGTCCAAGGCGTTGTGGCCTCGTTCCGGGATATGACCGATTCCATACGTCTTTCCCTGAAAGCCGAAGATCTTTCCAATTTTGCCGGCATCATCGGCAAGGACAAAGCCATGCATGACATTTTCCGGCAAATCCGGGATGTGGCGTTGTATAACTACCCGGTTCACGTATCTGGTGAAACCGGTACCGGTAAAGAACGGGTGGCCTATGCTATTCATGACATCTCGTCCTACGGCAACGGCAGTTTCGTTCCGGTCAACTGCGGGGCCATCCCCGAAGGCATTGTAGAAAGCGAACTGTTTGGCCATGTGAAAGGCGCATTCTCAGGGGCGGTCAAGGAACGTAAAGGTCGGTTTGAACTGGCCCATAAAGGCACCCTGTTCCTGGACGAAGTGGCGGAACTGCCATTGAAAACCCAAGTAAAACTTTTACGGTTCCTCCAGGAGGGATCCTTTGAAAAAGTAGGCGGAGAAAATAATATCAGCGTAGATGTGAGAATTATTTCAGCAACCAACAAAGATCTGGCAGAAGAGGTCCGGGCCGGGCGGTTCAGGGAAGACCTTTATTACCGGCTCAACGTCATTCCTATCCACCTGCCGCCCTTGCGGGAAAGAAAAAACGATATCCCGCTTTTAGCCGAGCATTTCCTGCGGGAGGCCGAAAAAGAAACTAAAAAGTCCGTACCGGAACTTGCCCCTGACACCATTCGGGAAATGATGGACTACCACTGGCCCGGCAATGTCCGGGAATTAAAAAATGTGATCCAGTTTTCCGTGGTCCGGGCCCGGGGCAACGTTATTTTGCCCACGGATCTTCCCTTTGTTGGATCCAACAGGCAACCTATGCAGCCTCTCCTATCAAATGAGCCTTCAAAGTATAGAGCACAGTTTACCCGGGGCAAGCTCAATCAGGAAAATGTCCAGGCCGCCCTGGTCAAAACCGGCGGCAATAAATCCAAGGCCGCCCGTGTGTTAGGGTGGGCAGGGCAACGCTGTACCGTTTTTTAG
- a CDS encoding ferredoxin encodes MKTQKKPVIDLGCCNLCEVCIDLAPHAFEINDAGYVDVLPLDSYEDDEDILEAVKNCPQDCISWE; translated from the coding sequence ATGAAAACACAAAAGAAACCGGTAATTGATCTTGGCTGCTGCAACCTGTGCGAAGTCTGTATTGACTTGGCGCCCCATGCTTTTGAAATTAATGATGCAGGTTATGTGGATGTACTACCCCTTGACAGTTATGAGGATGACGAAGATATCCTTGAAGCTGTAAAAAACTGCCCCCAAGACTGTATTTCCTGGGAGTGA
- a CDS encoding DVU0298 family protein: protein MKPYGRKTKKKVGEILALGDRIQALDRLAQIPDAQLTGHLFSYFYNKEELIKFRSVTAMGELAARIADYSMEKARILMRRIMWNLNDESGGIGWGSPEAMGEILSKSPALAREFKCILFSYLDHGGNHIEHEILQRGVIWGIGTYLGTAPLGLTDVTKGQLQDHLSSKDPVKRGYAIRALSNARVIKYMDLPNFIQTDKTTIDIFTGWDFTVTRISDMIHACTPEQVLAGNE, encoded by the coding sequence ATGAAACCATACGGCAGAAAGACAAAAAAGAAGGTAGGCGAAATTCTTGCTCTTGGCGATCGTATCCAGGCCCTGGACAGGCTGGCCCAGATTCCGGATGCCCAGCTCACCGGGCATCTGTTCTCTTATTTTTATAACAAAGAGGAACTCATCAAGTTCCGCAGCGTAACCGCTATGGGGGAGCTTGCTGCAAGGATTGCGGATTATTCCATGGAAAAAGCCAGAATACTTATGAGGCGGATCATGTGGAACTTGAACGATGAATCCGGCGGCATCGGCTGGGGATCCCCCGAGGCCATGGGAGAGATTCTAAGCAAAAGCCCGGCCCTGGCCCGGGAATTTAAATGCATCCTTTTTTCCTATCTGGATCACGGAGGCAACCACATTGAACATGAAATACTCCAGCGCGGGGTTATATGGGGCATTGGTACATATCTTGGGACAGCACCCTTGGGTCTGACCGATGTCACCAAGGGACAGCTCCAAGACCATCTTTCTTCTAAAGACCCGGTCAAACGTGGATATGCTATCAGGGCACTGTCCAATGCCAGAGTCATTAAATATATGGATCTGCCCAATTTTATCCAGACAGATAAAACAACCATTGATATTTTCACTGGGTGGGATTTTACGGTTACCCGGATATCGGATATGATTCATGCTTGCACCCCGGAACAGGTCCTGGCCGGCAATGAATAA
- a CDS encoding transglutaminase family protein, translating to MDIDQLSLYGAPTFFIDSDHEKIIAFSSRYAGASDNPVKKAVSIFYAVRDQIRYDPYEIPNHQEGFKASRVLTEGKGFCVSKAVLLAACLRAQSIPARLGFANVKNHLTTPKLRAKMGTDLFEWHGYTDIFLEEKWVKATPTFNLSLCQAFGVLPLEFDGRDDSVFHPFDAKGQQHMEYVKDHGHFADLPWNRLMKAYRIAYPRYFDSGGVSGDFNEEAKELHPN from the coding sequence ATGGATATTGACCAGCTCTCCTTGTATGGTGCACCGACGTTTTTTATTGATTCGGATCATGAAAAGATTATTGCATTTTCATCCCGGTATGCAGGAGCGTCAGATAACCCAGTTAAAAAAGCTGTAAGCATTTTTTACGCGGTCAGGGATCAGATCCGGTATGACCCCTATGAGATTCCGAACCACCAAGAGGGCTTTAAGGCAAGCCGGGTTTTGACCGAAGGCAAGGGGTTCTGCGTGTCAAAGGCTGTGCTTTTAGCCGCCTGTCTCAGAGCCCAGTCCATACCGGCCCGTCTGGGGTTTGCCAATGTGAAGAACCATTTGACCACGCCCAAGCTCAGGGCAAAAATGGGCACGGATCTTTTTGAATGGCACGGGTATACCGATATATTTCTGGAAGAAAAATGGGTCAAGGCAACACCGACATTCAACTTAAGCCTATGTCAGGCGTTTGGTGTTCTGCCCCTGGAATTTGACGGCCGGGACGACAGCGTGTTTCACCCCTTTGATGCCAAAGGGCAGCAGCATATGGAATATGTTAAAGACCATGGGCATTTTGCGGATTTGCCTTGGAACAGGCTGATGAAGGCCTACCGGATCGCCTATCCCAGGTATTTTGATTCGGGTGGGGTTTCAGGCGATTTCAATGAGGAAGCGAAGGAATTGCATCCTAACTAA
- a CDS encoding FAD-binding and (Fe-S)-binding domain-containing protein, translated as MINVEYKNYVRAISTLIPEERIFTDTLHRLAYGTDGGFYRLEPQVVVRVSNEKEMQLCLREASSRKLPVTFKAAGTSLSGQTISDSILLMANEGWEDYEVLDEGQKIRLQPGIIGAKVNRILAPYDRKFGPDPASINSAMVGGIIINNASGMNCGTHENAYQTIESAKIIFADGTLLDTADADSRESFRRTRPGFVEKIEEIRDRVRADETFAARIRKKYSIKNTTGFSINPFIDYDDPFHIIINLMIGSEGALAFISEVVMRSVPMYRCKASSMVYFPDIMTACKATVALKKGPVDGAELLDRLALKSVENKEGIPDFIKNFDETTTAVLMETMASDQDILAQNIVQIKEILNDFETLRPVEFTSDPVENEQLWNIRKGVFPAVGGMREIGTTCLIEDVAYHMETLPEATKELQDIIAEHGYTDAVIYGHALEGNFHFIINQDFSDPKEVERYDAMMHAVINMTVDKYDGSLKAEHGTGRNMAPFVKKEWGEKGYDLMREIKKLFDPDTILNPGVIINDDPKCYLKNFKPLPQCDPLIDKCIECGFCEVNCMSNHFSLSARQRIVVQREIARLKKTGENPERLTELEKGFIFAGDESCAGDGLCETSCPVSIDTGKYIKQIRAANRSKFGKKIGRFTGEHLDLVCSSASVALRLLGGMHRLLGTKNFGKICDTARSVSGNRIPLWTPAMPSGVSAPQKTPINFHAAQKVVYFPSCITRSMGPAKDDPVNGSVTEVTIRVLKKAGYGVIFPEGMKNLCCGTPWESKGFVETADMKSSELEQALLIASEQGKYPVLCDTSPCLYRMRNVMDSKLKLYEPVEFAHKFLLNKLHFTPKKQTIAIHPTCSTQKMGLSELLREVASMCADKVVLPPDVNCCGFAGDKGFHLPDLNAHGLRKAVPVIEQEGAVVGYSNSRTCEIGCTSQIGIPYMSIMYIIDEVTTGVD; from the coding sequence ATGATCAACGTTGAATATAAAAATTATGTAAGGGCAATATCTACCCTTATTCCGGAAGAACGAATCTTTACAGATACGCTTCATCGCCTTGCCTATGGCACGGATGGTGGCTTCTACCGGTTGGAACCACAAGTCGTGGTACGGGTTTCAAATGAAAAGGAAATGCAGCTTTGTCTGCGCGAAGCATCGTCTAGAAAACTCCCGGTGACCTTCAAAGCAGCGGGCACCTCACTTTCCGGCCAGACCATCTCCGATTCTATTTTACTAATGGCCAATGAAGGGTGGGAAGACTACGAAGTATTGGACGAGGGACAAAAAATCCGCCTGCAACCTGGAATTATAGGGGCAAAGGTTAACCGTATTCTGGCCCCGTATGATCGCAAATTTGGTCCGGACCCTGCTTCCATAAACTCTGCCATGGTTGGCGGTATCATCATTAACAACGCCTCCGGCATGAACTGCGGCACCCATGAAAATGCCTACCAAACCATCGAATCGGCCAAAATCATTTTCGCAGACGGTACCCTTCTTGACACTGCAGATGCTGACAGCCGTGAATCGTTTCGACGGACACGACCTGGATTCGTGGAAAAAATTGAGGAAATTCGGGACAGGGTACGTGCAGATGAAACGTTTGCCGCTCGAATACGAAAAAAATATTCCATAAAAAATACCACCGGCTTTTCCATTAATCCTTTTATTGACTACGATGACCCTTTCCATATTATCATCAACCTGATGATCGGTTCAGAAGGAGCACTGGCATTCATATCCGAGGTGGTGATGCGGTCCGTGCCCATGTACCGTTGCAAGGCAAGTTCCATGGTCTACTTCCCGGACATCATGACTGCATGTAAGGCAACGGTAGCGCTCAAAAAAGGACCGGTAGACGGCGCGGAGTTACTTGACCGGCTGGCGTTGAAATCGGTCGAGAACAAAGAGGGCATTCCGGATTTCATCAAAAATTTTGATGAAACAACCACTGCGGTCCTAATGGAGACCATGGCCTCGGATCAAGATATCCTTGCTCAAAACATTGTGCAAATCAAAGAAATTCTGAACGATTTCGAAACGCTTCGCCCCGTCGAATTCACTTCCGATCCGGTTGAAAACGAACAGTTGTGGAATATCCGTAAAGGGGTATTCCCTGCTGTTGGCGGCATGCGGGAAATCGGCACGACCTGTCTCATTGAAGACGTCGCCTACCATATGGAAACCCTGCCCGAGGCGACTAAGGAGCTGCAGGATATCATTGCTGAACATGGTTACACTGATGCAGTCATTTACGGCCACGCCCTTGAAGGAAATTTTCATTTCATCATCAACCAGGATTTCAGCGACCCAAAAGAAGTGGAACGTTACGATGCAATGATGCACGCAGTCATCAATATGACTGTCGATAAGTACGACGGCTCTTTAAAGGCGGAACATGGTACCGGGCGTAATATGGCACCGTTTGTCAAAAAAGAATGGGGTGAAAAAGGCTACGACCTGATGCGTGAAATCAAGAAGCTCTTTGATCCGGATACTATACTCAATCCGGGTGTTATCATTAATGACGACCCCAAGTGCTATTTAAAAAATTTCAAACCGTTGCCCCAGTGTGACCCCTTGATCGATAAATGTATTGAATGTGGCTTTTGTGAAGTTAACTGCATGTCAAACCATTTCAGCCTCTCTGCCCGCCAGCGTATTGTCGTGCAGCGAGAAATCGCGAGACTGAAGAAAACTGGAGAAAATCCAGAGCGCCTTACAGAGCTTGAAAAAGGTTTTATCTTCGCGGGCGATGAAAGCTGCGCCGGTGACGGACTTTGCGAAACGTCTTGTCCTGTCTCTATCGATACCGGAAAATATATTAAACAAATACGAGCTGCAAATCGCAGTAAGTTTGGCAAAAAAATAGGTCGGTTCACGGGAGAGCATCTGGATCTGGTCTGCAGCAGCGCTTCCGTTGCACTCAGGTTGCTCGGAGGAATGCACCGGCTCCTGGGTACCAAAAATTTCGGTAAAATATGTGATACCGCACGTTCTGTAAGCGGCAATCGCATACCACTGTGGACACCTGCCATGCCGAGTGGTGTATCAGCACCCCAAAAGACCCCGATCAATTTCCACGCTGCTCAGAAAGTTGTCTATTTCCCGTCTTGCATTACGCGGTCCATGGGACCGGCAAAGGATGACCCTGTGAATGGTTCTGTGACAGAGGTAACCATTCGGGTGCTCAAGAAAGCCGGCTATGGCGTCATTTTCCCTGAAGGTATGAAAAATCTTTGTTGCGGTACGCCCTGGGAGTCGAAGGGTTTTGTCGAAACAGCAGACATGAAGTCCAGCGAACTTGAACAGGCGTTGCTTATCGCTTCCGAGCAGGGCAAGTATCCCGTGCTTTGTGACACATCTCCCTGTTTATATCGAATGCGCAACGTCATGGACAGCAAGCTAAAGCTCTATGAACCGGTTGAATTTGCACATAAATTCTTATTAAATAAATTGCATTTTACTCCTAAGAAGCAGACCATAGCCATCCATCCGACCTGCTCAACCCAAAAAATGGGCCTTTCCGAACTTTTAAGAGAGGTTGCCTCGATGTGTGCAGACAAGGTGGTTTTGCCCCCTGATGTAAACTGTTGCGGATTTGCCGGAGACAAAGGTTTTCACCTGCCCGATCTAAACGCTCATGGCCTGAGAAAAGCGGTTCCAGTAATCGAACAGGAGGGCGCTGTGGTTGGATATTCAAACAGCCGAACATGTGAGATCGGCTGTACTTCCCAAATTGGTATTCCATATATGTCGATCATGTACATAATAGATGAAGTCACGACTGGAGTAGATTAA
- the icmF gene encoding fused isobutyryl-CoA mutase/GTPase IcmF gives MSDAVEVYKPQHNVRVVTATSLFDGHDAAINIFRRLLQSTGVEVIHLGHNRSVKEIVDAAIEEDAQGIAVSSYQGGHIEFFKYIVDLLKEQNASDIKVFGGGGGVIVPDEIQELHDYGVAKIYSPEDGTRMGLQGIINHMVKELDFSTVKGDAVDFNSLSCDNKRLVGRAMTVMEQAKAAGNGHLAHFKTDLLKKIGTRIVPVMGITGTGGAGKSSLIDELILRMINDVKDIKIAVISSDVTRRKTGGALLGDRIRMNAIGNERVYMRSLGTRKAHSEIPEALGDVISVAKAAGFDFIIAETAGIGQGDSHIIDQVDCAMYVMTAEFGAASQLEKIDMLDFADLIVVNKFEKRGGEDAVRDVRKQVQRNRNAWDRPPEDMPVFGTIASKFNDDGVTALYQALLQTIFEKTGVKFESRLPKIDVKTSSTKTVIIPPEKTRYLSEIADTIRDYHKHTKLQAEAIRKVWHLEESARAIDESLLDGDKTQLIETLKKETDAAKELVDGEAKDLVTQWDDMKEAYTKDELVYTVRGKEIRVPLYTESLSHQKIPKICLPKFKDPGEIYRWLRRENLPGYFPYTAGVFPLKRVGEDPTRMFAGEGDPAKTNTRFRLLSGNYEAKRLSTAFDSVTLYGCDPELRPDIYGKVGNAGVSVCTLEDVKVLYSGFDLCAPSTSVSMTINGPAPVMLAMFMNTAIDQQVDKYTKENGKAPTTEAYQNIRESALSNVRGTVQADILKEDQGQNTCIFSIEFALKMMGDIQQYFIEHNVRNFYSVSISGYHVAEAGANPITQLAVTLSNGFTYVEYYLSRGMPIDSFGPNLSYFFSNGMDPEYTVIGRVARRIWSIAMKEKYNASARSQMLKYHIQTSGRSLHSQEIQLNDIRTTLQALCAVYDNCNSLHTNAFDEAITTPTEESVRRALAIQLIVNREWGLTKNENMNQGSFIVEELTDLVEEAVLREFHRISERGGVLGAMETGYQRSKIQEESVYYETLKHNGELPIIGVNTFRDPNMEGDVLTENSACCELARATDEEKQSQLKRLADFQKQNEKEAPQALEKLQRVVLSGGNIFEELMETVKVCSLGQITKALYDVGGQYRRNM, from the coding sequence ATGAGTGACGCTGTCGAAGTATACAAGCCCCAACATAACGTTCGTGTTGTTACAGCCACATCCCTTTTCGACGGCCATGACGCGGCCATCAACATTTTCCGAAGGCTGCTCCAGAGCACTGGCGTTGAGGTCATCCATCTGGGCCACAACCGTTCCGTAAAGGAAATTGTGGACGCAGCCATTGAAGAAGATGCCCAGGGAATCGCCGTTTCCAGTTACCAGGGAGGGCATATTGAATTTTTCAAATATATCGTAGACCTTTTGAAAGAGCAAAATGCATCCGACATAAAGGTTTTCGGTGGCGGCGGCGGCGTTATTGTGCCCGATGAGATCCAGGAACTTCATGATTATGGCGTAGCGAAAATATATTCTCCTGAAGACGGCACACGGATGGGACTCCAGGGAATTATTAACCATATGGTAAAGGAACTGGATTTTTCTACGGTAAAGGGTGATGCCGTTGATTTTAACTCGTTGTCGTGTGACAACAAACGTCTGGTAGGCAGGGCGATGACCGTAATGGAACAAGCCAAGGCCGCCGGCAATGGCCATTTAGCCCATTTTAAGACGGATCTATTGAAAAAAATCGGAACCAGAATTGTGCCTGTCATGGGCATCACCGGTACCGGTGGGGCGGGGAAGTCTTCGCTGATTGACGAATTGATTCTTCGAATGATCAATGACGTAAAAGATATAAAAATCGCCGTTATCAGTTCGGACGTAACCAGAAGAAAAACCGGCGGTGCCCTTTTGGGGGATCGCATTCGAATGAACGCCATCGGAAATGAGCGTGTCTACATGCGCTCCCTGGGTACACGAAAAGCCCATTCGGAAATCCCGGAGGCACTGGGAGACGTCATTTCTGTGGCCAAGGCCGCCGGATTTGATTTTATCATCGCGGAAACCGCCGGCATCGGTCAGGGGGATTCCCATATTATCGACCAGGTGGATTGCGCCATGTATGTTATGACGGCTGAATTCGGGGCGGCAAGCCAGTTGGAAAAAATCGATATGCTGGATTTTGCGGATCTGATTGTGGTCAACAAATTCGAAAAAAGAGGAGGGGAAGACGCCGTCAGGGATGTTCGCAAGCAGGTGCAACGAAACCGGAACGCTTGGGACAGGCCACCGGAAGATATGCCGGTATTCGGCACAATTGCCTCTAAATTCAATGATGACGGTGTAACCGCCCTTTATCAGGCCCTGCTGCAGACTATTTTTGAAAAAACCGGGGTTAAATTTGAAAGCCGGCTTCCTAAAATTGATGTGAAAACATCGTCCACAAAAACGGTGATCATCCCGCCGGAGAAAACACGTTACCTCTCAGAAATTGCCGACACCATTCGGGACTACCACAAGCATACAAAACTACAGGCGGAGGCCATCCGTAAGGTCTGGCATCTGGAAGAAAGCGCCAGAGCCATTGATGAGAGCCTGCTTGACGGGGATAAAACACAACTGATCGAAACGTTAAAAAAGGAAACCGACGCCGCCAAGGAACTGGTCGATGGTGAAGCCAAGGACCTGGTAACACAATGGGATGACATGAAGGAAGCCTATACAAAGGACGAACTGGTATACACGGTTCGGGGAAAAGAAATAAGAGTCCCGTTGTATACCGAATCCTTATCCCATCAGAAAATTCCCAAAATCTGCCTCCCAAAATTCAAGGACCCTGGAGAGATCTACCGGTGGCTGCGGCGGGAAAATCTTCCCGGCTACTTCCCTTATACTGCCGGTGTGTTTCCTCTAAAACGGGTGGGGGAAGACCCTACGCGAATGTTTGCCGGAGAAGGAGACCCGGCCAAAACCAACACCCGTTTTCGTCTGCTTTCCGGCAACTACGAGGCAAAAAGGCTGTCTACCGCATTTGATTCGGTAACTTTGTATGGGTGTGATCCGGAGTTACGGCCGGATATTTACGGCAAGGTCGGCAACGCAGGCGTCAGTGTCTGTACGTTGGAAGATGTCAAAGTCTTATACAGCGGGTTCGACCTCTGCGCGCCTTCCACGTCCGTCTCCATGACCATCAACGGCCCGGCGCCTGTCATGCTTGCCATGTTCATGAATACGGCCATTGATCAGCAGGTGGATAAATACACAAAAGAGAACGGTAAAGCTCCGACAACGGAAGCGTATCAAAATATTCGCGAATCAGCACTAAGCAATGTTCGCGGCACGGTTCAGGCAGATATTTTGAAGGAAGATCAGGGGCAGAATACATGTATTTTTTCCATTGAATTTGCCCTTAAAATGATGGGGGATATCCAGCAGTATTTTATCGAGCACAATGTGCGCAATTTTTACTCCGTATCCATTTCAGGCTATCACGTCGCTGAAGCCGGGGCCAATCCCATTACCCAACTGGCCGTGACCCTTTCCAACGGCTTTACCTATGTAGAATACTACCTTTCCCGGGGCATGCCCATTGACAGCTTCGGGCCCAACCTGTCATACTTTTTTTCCAACGGCATGGACCCCGAATATACGGTCATCGGAAGAGTCGCCCGAAGAATCTGGTCCATTGCCATGAAAGAAAAATACAACGCGTCTGCACGTTCACAAATGCTGAAATACCACATCCAGACATCCGGCAGATCGTTGCACAGTCAGGAGATCCAGCTCAACGACATCCGGACCACCTTACAGGCCCTTTGCGCGGTATATGACAATTGCAACAGCCTGCATACCAACGCGTTTGATGAAGCCATCACAACCCCTACGGAGGAGTCGGTGCGACGGGCCCTGGCCATCCAGTTGATTGTCAATCGGGAGTGGGGATTGACCAAAAATGAAAATATGAACCAGGGAAGCTTTATCGTCGAAGAGTTGACGGATCTGGTGGAGGAGGCTGTCCTGAGGGAATTTCACCGTATCTCGGAACGGGGCGGCGTGTTGGGCGCCATGGAAACGGGATATCAGCGAAGCAAAATTCAGGAAGAATCGGTCTATTATGAAACATTGAAGCACAATGGAGAGCTTCCCATTATCGGTGTCAACACCTTCCGTGATCCGAATATGGAAGGCGATGTACTGACGGAAAACAGTGCCTGCTGTGAACTGGCCCGAGCCACGGATGAAGAAAAACAATCCCAGTTGAAGCGATTGGCTGATTTTCAAAAACAGAATGAAAAAGAAGCTCCCCAGGCTCTGGAGAAACTTCAACGGGTGGTCCTTTCAGGGGGCAACATCTTTGAAGAGCTGATGGAAACGGTTAAGGTCTGCAGCCTGGGCCAGATTACCAAAGCCCTTTACGATGTAGGCGGCCAGTATCGCAGGAACATGTAA